From a region of the Stenotrophomonas sp. BIO128-Bstrain genome:
- the recR gene encoding recombination mediator RecR — protein MSLPLLEQLIEAFRVLPGVGQKTAQRMAYHVLEREREGGQKLAEVLAKAIERIGHCAQCRDFSETEVCAVCANGSRERQQLCAVESPADRLAIETATGYRGVYFVLQGRLSPLDGIGPRELGLDQLEARLKQGEVTELIIATSATVEGEATAHYLAQMARSHKVRPSRLAQGLPLGGELEYVDRGTLSHAFGTRTEVQE, from the coding sequence ATGAGCCTGCCCCTGCTCGAACAATTGATCGAGGCCTTCCGCGTGTTGCCGGGCGTGGGCCAGAAGACCGCCCAGCGCATGGCCTACCACGTGCTCGAACGTGAGCGCGAGGGCGGCCAGAAGCTGGCCGAGGTGCTGGCCAAGGCGATCGAGCGGATCGGGCATTGCGCGCAGTGCCGGGATTTCAGCGAGACCGAGGTCTGTGCGGTCTGCGCCAACGGCAGCCGCGAGCGCCAGCAGCTGTGTGCGGTGGAATCACCGGCCGATCGCCTGGCGATCGAGACGGCTACCGGCTACCGCGGCGTCTACTTCGTGCTGCAGGGGCGGCTGTCACCGCTGGACGGCATCGGTCCGCGCGAGCTGGGCCTGGATCAGCTGGAAGCCCGCCTGAAGCAAGGCGAAGTGACCGAGTTGATCATCGCCACCAGTGCCACCGTGGAAGGCGAAGCGACCGCGCATTACCTGGCCCAGATGGCGCGCAGCCACAAGGTCCGCCCGAGCCGGTTGGCGCAGGGCCTGCCGCTGGGCGGTGAGCTGGAATACGTGGATCGCGGTACGCTGTCGCACGCCTTCGGTACGCGTACCGAAGTGCAGGAATGA
- a CDS encoding YbaB/EbfC family nucleoid-associated protein yields the protein MRGNIAQLMQQAQKMQENLQKAQEDLAKLEVTGSAGGGMVSVTLTGTKECRKVRIDPSVLSDAEMTEDLVAAAFNDASNKIDAESKNRMGSATAGMQLPPGMKLPF from the coding sequence ATGCGCGGCAATATCGCCCAACTGATGCAGCAGGCCCAGAAGATGCAGGAAAACCTGCAGAAGGCCCAGGAAGACCTCGCCAAGCTGGAAGTCACCGGCAGCGCCGGCGGCGGCATGGTCAGCGTGACCCTGACCGGCACCAAGGAATGCCGCAAGGTGCGCATCGATCCGTCGGTGCTTTCCGATGCGGAAATGACCGAAGACCTGGTGGCCGCAGCGTTCAACGATGCCTCCAACAAGATCGATGCCGAGTCGAAGAACCGCATGGGTTCGGCGACCGCTGGCATGCAGCTGCCCCCGGGCATGAAGCTGCCGTTCTGA
- the dnaX gene encoding DNA polymerase III subunit gamma/tau, whose protein sequence is MSYLVLARKWRPKRFAELVGQEHVVRALSNALDSGRVHHAFLFTGTRGVGKTTIARIFAKSLNCEQGTSADPCGQCPACLDIDSGRYIDLLEIDAASNTGVDDVREVIENAQYMPSRGKYKVYLIDEVHMLSKAAFNALLKTLEEPPEHVKFLLATTDPQKLPVTVLSRCLQFNLKRLDEEQIQGQMTKILAAEEIESDPTAIVQLAKAADGSLRDGLSLLDQAIAYAGGALREDVVRAMLGTVDRTQVAAMLDALADGDGPRLLQTVALLAEFSPDWSGVLDALAEALHRIQVQQLVPGAATAGEGIDAEAFAQRLRPEVVQLWYQMALGGRRDLHLAPSPRAGFEMAVLRMLAFRPASAVPPVPRDPGTGTEVNSGGQASGQGAGMAAAAAASAPAPSVAPAKASAPVAQAAPVAPEAPLAAPVVAPPEAAAPPLKQVAPAPAAAEPVKPVKPARPNAPAPAADDDLPPWHQENDAADRDEALAAEMATPDAAMVAPWEAPPERTAAPAAPAPVREAPAPVARPEGIAIAPSVADAAPSGASGELTADAWLELVAGSQLNGPSKQLAAHSAFISYQHGVLKLAISPGFEYLISDRSQAALIAALTGPLGQAPRLVIDTGAAGAETLHQRADRQRGERQTAAEAAFMADPSVQLLIQQHGARVVADSIRPFEE, encoded by the coding sequence ATGTCCTATCTCGTCCTTGCCCGCAAGTGGCGTCCGAAGCGTTTTGCCGAGCTGGTGGGCCAGGAACACGTGGTCCGTGCGCTCAGCAATGCGCTGGACAGCGGCCGGGTGCACCATGCGTTCCTGTTTACCGGCACCCGCGGGGTCGGCAAGACCACCATTGCCCGTATTTTCGCCAAGTCGCTGAACTGCGAGCAGGGCACCAGCGCCGATCCATGCGGCCAGTGCCCGGCCTGCCTGGATATCGACTCCGGCCGTTACATCGATCTGCTCGAGATCGATGCCGCGTCCAATACGGGTGTGGATGATGTCCGCGAGGTGATCGAGAACGCCCAGTACATGCCCTCCCGGGGCAAGTACAAGGTCTACCTGATCGACGAAGTGCACATGCTGTCCAAGGCGGCGTTCAATGCGCTGCTCAAGACGCTGGAAGAGCCGCCGGAGCACGTGAAGTTCCTGCTGGCCACCACTGATCCGCAGAAGCTGCCGGTGACGGTCCTTTCGCGCTGCCTGCAGTTCAACCTGAAGCGGTTGGACGAGGAACAGATCCAGGGCCAGATGACCAAGATCCTGGCCGCCGAGGAGATCGAGTCCGATCCGACTGCGATCGTGCAGCTGGCCAAGGCCGCCGATGGCAGCCTGCGTGATGGCCTGTCGTTGCTGGACCAGGCGATCGCCTATGCCGGCGGTGCGCTGCGCGAGGATGTGGTGCGCGCGATGCTGGGCACGGTGGACCGCACCCAGGTGGCGGCGATGCTGGATGCGCTGGCCGATGGTGATGGTCCGCGCCTGCTGCAGACCGTGGCCCTGCTGGCCGAGTTCTCGCCGGACTGGAGCGGGGTGCTCGACGCCCTGGCCGAAGCCCTGCACCGGATCCAGGTGCAGCAGCTGGTGCCGGGCGCCGCGACGGCGGGCGAGGGGATCGATGCCGAAGCCTTCGCCCAGCGCCTGCGTCCGGAAGTGGTGCAGCTCTGGTACCAGATGGCCCTGGGCGGTCGCCGTGACCTGCACCTGGCCCCAAGCCCGCGTGCTGGATTCGAGATGGCGGTGCTGCGCATGCTGGCGTTCCGCCCGGCATCGGCCGTCCCGCCGGTGCCCCGCGATCCGGGCACCGGTACCGAAGTGAACAGTGGCGGCCAGGCCAGTGGCCAGGGCGCCGGCATGGCCGCTGCGGCAGCGGCTTCGGCTCCGGCTCCGTCCGTGGCGCCCGCCAAGGCCAGCGCGCCCGTCGCTCAGGCAGCCCCGGTGGCGCCTGAGGCGCCGCTCGCCGCCCCGGTCGTCGCGCCCCCCGAGGCCGCAGCCCCGCCGCTGAAACAGGTTGCTCCCGCCCCGGCAGCCGCCGAGCCGGTTAAACCGGTCAAGCCGGCCAGGCCGAACGCGCCTGCCCCCGCTGCCGACGACGATCTGCCGCCGTGGCATCAGGAGAACGATGCGGCCGATCGCGACGAAGCGCTGGCTGCTGAAATGGCCACCCCGGATGCGGCCATGGTCGCTCCCTGGGAAGCGCCTCCAGAGCGGACCGCGGCACCGGCTGCTCCCGCGCCTGTGCGGGAAGCCCCCGCCCCGGTGGCTCGCCCGGAGGGTATCGCCATCGCACCCTCAGTGGCCGACGCCGCGCCGTCAGGGGCGAGCGGTGAGCTGACCGCCGATGCCTGGCTGGAACTGGTCGCCGGCAGCCAGCTCAATGGCCCGTCCAAGCAGCTGGCGGCCCACTCGGCGTTCATCAGCTACCAGCACGGTGTCTTGAAACTGGCGATTTCGCCCGGATTTGAGTACTTGATTTCGGACCGCTCGCAGGCGGCGCTGATCGCGGCATTGACCGGCCCCCTGGGGCAGGCTCCGCGTCTGGTGATCGATACCGGCGCGGCCGGTGCCGAGACCCTGCATCAGCGCGCTGACCGCCAGCGTGGCGAACGCCAAACGGCGGCGGAAGCCGCTTTCATGGCCGACCCGTCGGTGCAGTTGCTGATCCAGCAACACGGTGCCCGGGTCGTGGCCGATTCCATTCGTCCTTTTGAAGAGTAA
- a CDS encoding GNAT family N-acetyltransferase: protein MPTLRAYTPTDVPACLALFDTNVPRYFAPHERHDFANYLLHPDRAHDYLVIEHNGHVVACGGLALDNEHTAAFCWGMVDNAQHRQGLGKQLSHARLAHAKALGAQRVTLSTSQHTQDFYAGLGFAVTHITPDGHGPGLDAVEMVLELAPR from the coding sequence ATGCCCACCCTGCGCGCCTACACCCCAACAGACGTCCCCGCCTGCCTGGCACTGTTCGACACCAACGTGCCGCGTTACTTCGCCCCACACGAACGCCACGACTTCGCCAACTATCTACTTCACCCAGACCGCGCCCACGACTATCTGGTCATCGAACACAACGGCCACGTCGTCGCCTGCGGCGGCCTCGCCCTGGACAACGAACACACGGCGGCCTTCTGCTGGGGCATGGTCGATAACGCCCAACATCGCCAAGGCCTGGGCAAGCAGCTCTCCCACGCACGCCTCGCCCACGCAAAAGCACTCGGCGCCCAGCGCGTGACGCTCAGCACCAGCCAGCACACGCAGGACTTCTACGCCGGACTCGGCTTCGCGGTCACCCACATCACCCCCGATGGGCACGGCCCCGGACTGGACGCAGTGGAGATGGTGCTCGAACTGGCGCCGCGTTGA
- the sugE gene encoding quaternary ammonium compound efflux SMR transporter SugE has protein sequence MAWIYLLAAGVLEIVWAFSMKQSEGFSRLTPSIITLVTMIASFWLLSLAMRTLPLGTAYTIWTGIGAVGAFVIGITFLGEQVSAMRIAAAVLIVSGLVLMKLSSS, from the coding sequence ATGGCCTGGATCTATCTGTTGGCAGCCGGTGTGCTGGAAATCGTCTGGGCGTTCTCGATGAAGCAGTCCGAGGGGTTCAGCAGGCTCACCCCCTCGATCATCACCCTCGTCACCATGATCGCCAGCTTCTGGCTGCTGTCGTTGGCGATGCGCACGTTGCCGCTGGGCACCGCGTACACGATCTGGACCGGCATCGGCGCGGTCGGCGCGTTCGTGATCGGCATTACCTTCCTCGGCGAGCAGGTCAGCGCGATGCGGATTGCTGCAGCGGTGCTGATCGTGAGCGGATTGGTGTTGATGAAGTTGAGCAGCAGCTGA
- a CDS encoding nuclear transport factor 2 family protein, with translation MDDALAAHLQALERALHEPAVRGDVAQLAALLDDDFSEIGSSGACFDRAAALAEIPRERAQVEIVSTDYQVVLLAPTLAQVRYRSWYVVGGERQREVLRSSLWRLHGEAWRVVFHQGTPAAP, from the coding sequence ATGGATGACGCGCTGGCCGCCCATCTGCAGGCGCTCGAACGCGCGTTGCACGAGCCTGCGGTCCGTGGCGATGTCGCGCAGCTGGCGGCATTGTTGGATGACGACTTCAGTGAGATCGGCAGCTCGGGTGCGTGTTTCGATCGGGCTGCTGCGCTGGCGGAGATTCCGCGCGAGCGCGCACAGGTCGAGATCGTGTCCACCGACTACCAGGTCGTGTTGTTGGCGCCCACCTTGGCACAGGTGCGCTATCGCAGCTGGTATGTGGTCGGCGGCGAGCGCCAGCGCGAGGTGTTGCGCAGTTCGCTGTGGCGGCTGCACGGCGAGGCATGGCGGGTGGTGTTCCATCAGGGCACGCCCGCGGCCCCTTGA
- a CDS encoding MBL fold metallo-hydrolase, which yields MDWALRFMGVGNASAVQLGSPMAVIERDGRPWLTIDCGGEGLTAFQAHYGHVPQALFVTHVHLDHVAGFERLFVDAYFSPQRRGRIRVYVPATVVPLLHKRVADYPNVLAEGGANFWDAFQLIVVGDAFWHDGVRLEVFPVRHHWPETAYGLRLKGAVTWSGDTRPIPEMLARYADDNELIAHDCGLHGNPSHTGVDDLEREYTAELQARMMLYHYASEADGEALRQRGHRVAVPGERVALATPTAMHVLAQDPP from the coding sequence ATGGACTGGGCACTGCGTTTCATGGGGGTCGGCAATGCGTCGGCCGTGCAGCTCGGTTCGCCGATGGCGGTGATCGAACGCGATGGACGCCCGTGGCTGACCATCGATTGCGGCGGGGAAGGGCTCACTGCGTTCCAGGCGCACTACGGCCATGTGCCGCAGGCATTGTTCGTCACCCATGTGCACCTGGACCACGTCGCCGGTTTCGAACGCCTGTTCGTCGATGCGTATTTCTCGCCCCAGCGTCGTGGGCGAATTCGCGTGTACGTGCCGGCGACGGTCGTGCCGCTGCTGCACAAACGCGTGGCCGATTACCCGAACGTGCTGGCAGAGGGCGGTGCGAATTTCTGGGATGCGTTCCAGCTGATCGTGGTCGGCGATGCGTTCTGGCATGACGGCGTGCGCCTGGAAGTGTTTCCGGTCCGGCATCACTGGCCGGAAACCGCCTATGGCCTGCGCCTGAAGGGTGCGGTCACCTGGAGTGGCGATACCCGGCCGATTCCGGAAATGCTGGCGCGCTACGCCGACGACAACGAACTGATCGCCCACGATTGCGGCCTGCATGGCAACCCGTCGCACACCGGTGTGGATGACCTGGAGCGTGAATACACGGCCGAGTTGCAGGCGCGGATGATGCTCTACCACTACGCCAGCGAGGCCGACGGCGAGGCGCTGCGCCAGCGGGGTCACCGCGTGGCCGTGCCTGGCGAACGTGTGGCGCTGGCGACTCCCACCGCCATGCACGTGCTGGCGCAGGATCCTCCCTGA
- a CDS encoding 3-deoxy-D-manno-octulosonic acid kinase — protein sequence MVAFDATEALTPCRDGRGIGAILFDREALRQAEMSLFAPAHWGERARPVGDGGRGGAWFVDAPFGHAVLRQYLRGGLAAKLSRDHYIWRGANRTRSFAEFRLMRALRAQKLPVPRPIAAFYMREGLRYKAAILMERLEGVRSLADRALVAGRGAPWEETGRLIARFHRVGLDHADLNAHNILFDANGHGWLIDFDRGVLRIPATRWRERNLKRLLRSLIKLRGERSQDDVEKDYARLRRAYDLAWNRGY from the coding sequence ATGGTCGCATTCGACGCCACTGAAGCGCTGACGCCCTGCCGCGATGGACGCGGTATCGGTGCCATTCTGTTCGACCGCGAAGCCTTGCGGCAAGCCGAGATGAGCCTGTTCGCACCGGCCCACTGGGGCGAGCGGGCACGGCCGGTCGGCGATGGCGGCCGTGGTGGTGCCTGGTTCGTCGATGCCCCCTTCGGTCATGCCGTGCTGCGCCAGTACCTGCGTGGCGGCCTGGCGGCCAAGCTCAGCCGGGACCACTACATCTGGCGCGGGGCCAACCGCACCCGCAGTTTCGCCGAGTTCCGGCTGATGCGTGCCCTGCGCGCGCAGAAGCTGCCGGTGCCGCGACCGATCGCCGCGTTCTACATGCGCGAAGGCCTGCGCTACAAGGCGGCGATCCTGATGGAGCGCCTGGAGGGCGTGCGTTCGCTGGCCGACCGCGCGCTGGTCGCCGGGCGCGGCGCGCCCTGGGAAGAGACCGGCCGGCTGATCGCGCGGTTCCATCGCGTCGGGCTGGACCACGCCGATCTCAACGCCCACAACATTCTGTTCGACGCCAACGGCCACGGCTGGCTGATCGATTTCGATCGCGGCGTGCTGCGCATCCCTGCCACCCGCTGGCGCGAGCGCAATCTCAAGCGGCTGCTGCGCTCGCTGATCAAGCTGCGCGGTGAGCGCAGCCAGGATGACGTCGAGAAGGACTACGCACGGCTGCGCCGCGCCTACGATCTGGCCTGGAACCGGGGTTACTGA
- a CDS encoding glycosyltransferase family 9 protein: MAPTSSSLCLLRLSALGDVTHVVPLVRTLQQADPGVSLHWIIDKAGHKLLDGLPGVTFHSYDKKTGLAGMRALRDSLPAGRFDALLQMQVAFRANVLSAFVPAKRRIGYDKARSKDLHGLFINERIPDRPGIHVLDAIGSFCEPLGLKQTEVSWDLAVPPAAVEWANAQWTDDGRPVLMISPCSSHVRRNWYADRYAAVANHATSRGWRVVLCGGRSELERGMADAIQAQLATPALDLVGKDTLKQLPALLARAALVMTPDSGPMHIANAMGTKVLGLHAASNPHRSGPYSDRRYCVDRYDDAARKFLGKPASELKWGAKVEFDDVMQLITVEDGIAAFERYVADYAPRGA; encoded by the coding sequence ATGGCACCAACGTCCTCTTCCTTGTGTCTTTTGCGTTTGTCCGCGCTGGGGGACGTGACCCATGTGGTGCCGCTGGTACGCACCCTGCAGCAGGCCGATCCCGGGGTGTCGCTGCACTGGATCATCGACAAGGCCGGCCACAAGCTGCTCGATGGCCTGCCAGGCGTGACCTTCCACAGCTACGACAAGAAGACCGGCCTGGCCGGCATGCGCGCCCTGCGCGACAGCCTTCCCGCCGGGCGCTTCGATGCGCTGCTGCAGATGCAGGTGGCTTTCCGTGCCAACGTGCTGTCCGCCTTCGTGCCGGCCAAGCGCCGCATTGGCTATGACAAGGCCCGCTCCAAGGATCTTCACGGGCTTTTCATCAATGAGCGCATCCCCGACCGCCCCGGCATCCATGTGCTGGATGCGATCGGCAGCTTCTGCGAACCGCTCGGCCTGAAGCAGACCGAGGTCAGCTGGGACCTGGCCGTGCCGCCGGCCGCCGTCGAGTGGGCCAACGCCCAGTGGACCGACGATGGCCGCCCGGTGCTGATGATCTCGCCCTGCTCCAGCCATGTGCGCCGCAACTGGTATGCCGACCGCTATGCGGCCGTGGCCAACCACGCCACCTCACGTGGCTGGCGGGTGGTGCTGTGCGGTGGGCGCAGCGAACTGGAGCGCGGCATGGCCGATGCGATCCAGGCCCAGCTGGCCACCCCGGCGCTGGACCTGGTCGGCAAGGACACGCTCAAGCAGCTGCCGGCGCTGTTGGCGCGCGCCGCGCTGGTGATGACGCCCGACTCGGGCCCAATGCATATCGCCAACGCGATGGGCACCAAGGTGCTCGGCCTGCATGCGGCCAGCAACCCGCACCGCAGCGGCCCCTACTCCGACCGCCGCTACTGCGTGGACCGCTACGACGATGCCGCGCGCAAGTTCCTGGGCAAACCGGCCAGCGAACTGAAGTGGGGCGCGAAGGTCGAGTTCGACGACGTGATGCAGTTGATCACCGTCGAGGACGGCATCGCCGCCTTCGAACGGTATGTCGCCGATTACGCGCCGCGCGGCGCGTAA
- a CDS encoding DUF6165 family protein encodes MTAEILVPVSFGELLDKISILQIKSERISDEAKLANIRTELSALEKTWMAHPAGVKDIARLRAELKAVNERLWDIEDNIRLQDKAQAFDDHFVELARSVYQQNDERARIKKDINLALGSLYVEEKSYKDYAPRGA; translated from the coding sequence ATGACCGCTGAAATCCTTGTCCCCGTGTCCTTCGGTGAACTGCTCGACAAGATCTCGATTCTGCAGATCAAGTCCGAGCGCATCAGCGACGAGGCCAAGCTGGCCAACATCCGCACCGAACTGAGCGCGCTGGAAAAGACCTGGATGGCGCACCCGGCCGGGGTCAAGGACATCGCGCGCCTGCGTGCCGAGCTCAAGGCGGTCAACGAGCGCCTGTGGGACATCGAAGACAACATCCGCCTGCAGGACAAGGCGCAGGCCTTCGACGACCATTTCGTCGAGCTGGCGCGCAGCGTCTACCAGCAGAACGATGAGCGCGCCCGCATCAAGAAGGACATCAACCTGGCGCTGGGCTCGCTCTACGTGGAAGAGAAGTCGTACAAGGATTACGCGCCGCGCGGCGCGTAA
- a CDS encoding protein phosphatase 2C domain-containing protein gives MIEFGHLTHPGLRRDLNEDTYYGDGELALWLVADGMGGHACGEVASALARETIVREIRRGATLAHAIRIADEEIIRTSRRRNDSLPMGTTVVAARVQGNRYEVAWVGDSRAYLWRDGKLAQLSQDHSVVQELVAQGNLTAEQARAHPHRNVVTQALGVTDPAHLNVATTTGELRPGMQLLLCSDGLTEEVEDKGIARTLAFDDASAQECVDTLVAAALDGGGSDNITVILVRCH, from the coding sequence ATGATCGAATTCGGACACCTGACCCACCCCGGCCTGCGCCGTGACCTCAATGAGGATACGTATTACGGCGATGGCGAACTGGCGCTGTGGCTGGTCGCCGATGGCATGGGCGGGCACGCCTGTGGCGAGGTGGCCAGTGCGCTGGCGCGCGAGACCATCGTGCGCGAGATCCGCCGCGGGGCGACGCTGGCGCATGCGATCCGGATCGCCGATGAGGAAATCATCCGCACCTCGCGCCGCCGCAATGACAGCCTGCCGATGGGCACGACGGTGGTGGCCGCGCGGGTCCAGGGCAATCGCTACGAGGTGGCGTGGGTGGGCGACAGCCGCGCGTACCTGTGGCGCGACGGCAAGCTGGCCCAGTTGAGTCAGGATCACAGCGTGGTCCAGGAGCTGGTCGCGCAGGGCAATCTGACCGCCGAACAGGCACGCGCGCACCCGCACCGCAATGTGGTGACCCAGGCGCTGGGCGTGACCGATCCGGCGCACCTGAATGTGGCGACCACCACCGGTGAACTGCGCCCGGGCATGCAGCTGCTGCTGTGCAGTGATGGGCTCACCGAGGAGGTCGAGGACAAGGGCATTGCCCGTACCCTCGCCTTCGACGATGCCAGTGCGCAGGAATGCGTGGATACCCTGGTCGCCGCCGCACTGGATGGCGGCGGCTCGGACAATATCACCGTGATCCTGGTGCGGTGCCATTGA
- the dnaQ gene encoding DNA polymerase III subunit epsilon: protein MRQIILDTETTGLEWRKGNRIVEIGCVELLERRPSGNNYHQYLKPDCEFEQGAQEVTGLTLEFLADKPDFAQVVDEFLAYIDGAELIIHNAAFDLGFLDNELSLLGDHYGKITDRCTVIDTLKMARERFPGQRNSLDALCRRLGVDNAHRQLHGGLLDAQILGDVYIALTSGQEEIGFGAADDRKSGSAHVQTFDTSRLLPRPRVVATASELEAHEARLAKLRKKAGRAIWDGEPEAVEAVSA from the coding sequence ATGCGTCAGATCATCCTTGATACCGAAACCACCGGCCTGGAGTGGCGGAAGGGCAACCGCATCGTCGAAATCGGCTGTGTGGAACTGCTCGAGCGTCGCCCCAGTGGCAACAACTACCACCAGTACCTCAAGCCGGACTGCGAGTTCGAGCAGGGCGCGCAGGAAGTCACCGGCCTGACCCTGGAATTCCTGGCCGACAAGCCGGACTTCGCCCAGGTCGTCGACGAATTCCTGGCCTACATCGACGGCGCCGAGCTGATCATCCACAACGCGGCGTTCGATCTGGGCTTCCTGGACAACGAGCTGTCGCTGCTTGGCGACCACTACGGCAAGATCACCGACCGCTGCACGGTGATCGATACGCTGAAGATGGCGCGCGAGCGCTTTCCCGGCCAGCGCAACTCGCTGGACGCGCTGTGCCGGCGCCTGGGCGTGGACAACGCCCACCGCCAGCTGCACGGCGGCCTGCTCGATGCCCAGATCCTGGGCGATGTGTACATCGCGCTGACCTCGGGCCAGGAAGAAATCGGCTTCGGCGCGGCCGACGACCGCAAATCCGGCAGCGCCCACGTGCAGACCTTCGACACCTCGCGCCTGCTGCCACGCCCGCGCGTGGTCGCCACCGCCTCGGAGCTGGAAGCACACGAAGCGCGCCTGGCCAAGCTGCGCAAGAAGGCCGGCCGCGCGATCTGGGATGGTGAGCCTGAAGCGGTGGAAGCGGTCAGCGCCTGA
- the rnhA gene encoding ribonuclease HI, whose protein sequence is MKTIEIHTDGSCLGNPGPGGWAALLRYNAHERELSGGEAHTTNNRMELMAAISGLEALTEPCNIVLYTDSQYVRQGLTEWMPGWIRKNWKTAGGSPVKNRELWERLHAATLKHTIDWRWVKGHSGDPDNERVDQLARDAAIRIRAAGPVH, encoded by the coding sequence ATGAAGACGATAGAAATCCACACCGACGGTTCCTGCCTCGGCAATCCCGGCCCGGGCGGCTGGGCGGCGTTGCTGCGCTACAACGCGCACGAGCGTGAGCTGAGCGGTGGTGAAGCGCATACCACCAACAACCGCATGGAACTGATGGCGGCCATCTCGGGGCTGGAAGCACTCACCGAGCCATGCAACATCGTGCTGTACACCGATTCGCAGTACGTACGCCAGGGTCTGACCGAGTGGATGCCCGGCTGGATCCGCAAGAACTGGAAAACCGCGGGCGGCTCGCCGGTCAAGAACCGCGAGCTGTGGGAGCGCCTGCACGCGGCCACGCTCAAGCACACCATCGACTGGCGCTGGGTCAAGGGGCATTCCGGCGATCCGGACAATGAGCGCGTGGACCAGCTGGCGCGCGACGCCGCGATCCGGATCCGTGCCGCTGGCCCGGTACACTGA
- a CDS encoding methyltransferase domain-containing protein: MPPAPSPRQATVASWFDTEPAQALCRLESERLRSLLAERPVNPWLWLAPTPGWLERVELPGRGLRLFRDGASYAGDVHCGLPLPLPDESVNAIILQHVTARDAEQLIDECARVLMPGGRLWLSTLNPFSPYRRQWRHHGLVVRSPQRLRHTLTQAGLSCEDLHYLGPMWRDRSPARRDLAPLRAACLFTAEKRTLALPGPTPVALPRGHGTVAT; this comes from the coding sequence ATGCCCCCCGCGCCGAGCCCCCGTCAAGCGACAGTCGCATCCTGGTTTGATACTGAACCGGCACAAGCCTTGTGCCGTCTGGAATCCGAGCGGTTGCGCAGCCTGCTCGCCGAGCGCCCGGTGAACCCCTGGCTGTGGCTGGCACCGACGCCCGGCTGGCTGGAGCGTGTCGAACTGCCCGGTCGCGGCCTGCGGCTGTTCCGCGACGGAGCGAGCTACGCCGGGGACGTGCACTGCGGGCTGCCGTTGCCGCTGCCGGACGAGAGCGTCAACGCGATCATCCTGCAGCACGTCACCGCGCGCGATGCCGAGCAGCTGATCGACGAGTGCGCACGGGTGCTGATGCCGGGCGGCCGCCTGTGGTTGTCCACGCTCAACCCGTTCAGCCCGTACCGCCGGCAGTGGCGCCACCACGGACTGGTGGTGCGCAGCCCGCAGCGGCTGCGCCATACCCTCACGCAGGCCGGTCTGAGCTGCGAAGACCTGCACTACCTCGGCCCGATGTGGCGCGACCGCTCGCCGGCCCGGCGCGACCTCGCTCCACTGCGCGCGGCCTGTCTGTTCACCGCTGAAAAACGCACTCTGGCCCTGCCGGGACCGACGCCCGTGGCCCTGCCACGCGGGCACGGGACCGTGGCCACCTGA
- the gloB gene encoding hydroxyacylglutathione hydrolase, translating into MRLTALPAFADNYIWALVADDGRAVVIDPGQADPVLAAAAQQGWAPHSILLTHHHDDHIGGVAELQARFPAVEVYAPEEPRIQVAAHRVAEGECVQALGLGFHVVSVPGHTRSHIAFHTAEHLFSGDALFSLGCGRMFEGTPPQLLASLRKLASLPAQLMVCCAHEYTLSNAVFARHVDPTNAALSQRHEEALAMRRDDLPTLPVSLASELECNPFLRTSTPAIQAAVSAHLGRPVTDEVDVVAGLRHWKDGFRT; encoded by the coding sequence ATGCGACTGACCGCCCTACCCGCGTTTGCGGACAATTACATCTGGGCGCTGGTCGCCGACGACGGCCGCGCCGTGGTCATCGACCCCGGCCAGGCCGACCCCGTTCTGGCTGCCGCAGCGCAGCAGGGATGGGCTCCCCACAGCATTCTGCTGACCCATCACCACGATGATCACATCGGTGGCGTGGCAGAACTGCAGGCGCGTTTTCCGGCGGTGGAGGTTTACGCGCCAGAAGAACCGCGCATCCAGGTGGCCGCCCATCGGGTCGCTGAAGGTGAATGCGTTCAGGCATTGGGGCTGGGGTTCCACGTAGTATCCGTGCCCGGGCACACCCGGAGCCATATCGCGTTTCACACCGCTGAACACCTTTTCAGTGGCGATGCGTTGTTCAGCCTGGGCTGTGGGCGCATGTTCGAAGGTACGCCTCCCCAGCTTCTGGCATCCCTGCGGAAGCTGGCGTCCCTGCCAGCGCAACTGATGGTCTGTTGCGCCCACGAGTACACCCTGTCCAATGCCGTCTTCGCGCGGCATGTAGACCCCACCAACGCTGCGCTGTCGCAGCGCCATGAGGAGGCCTTGGCCATGCGCCGCGATGACCTGCCCACGCTGCCGGTTTCACTGGCAAGCGAGCTGGAATGCAATCCGTTCCTGCGTACCAGTACCCCCGCCATCCAGGCGGCCGTCAGCGCCCATCTCGGGCGTCCCGTTACCGATGAAGTCGATGTTGTCGCAGGGCTGCGACACTGGAAAGACGGATTCCGAACATGA